Proteins encoded in a region of the Pseudomonas syringae KCTC 12500 genome:
- a CDS encoding iron-containing alcohol dehydrogenase, with amino-acid sequence MHRNDWHYPTSIRAGAGRVNELADACRVTGIQRPLLITDSFLGSTDMIASAVEDCRSQLGHCGLFDRVKGNPTGTNVAEGLHAYRTGGYDGVIAFGGGSALDAAKAVALMSGQTRPLWDFEDINDNHLRADPDGIAPLIALPTTAGTGSEVGRASVITDEQAQVKRTILHIRMMPRIAILDATLTLDLPRHLTAATGADALTHCMESWCSPAWHPMAEAVSVKGMQMIKAFLPRVVADGQDLEARQQMLVASSLGAAAFQRGLGGVHAIAQSLGALYDQHHGLLNAILLPYVLEANRSVLQTQMDDLAVYLRLPSPGFSGVMDWLLTLREQIGIPHTLSEIGIDDREAERVGRMAFADGCSHTNPIRHSAQVYAQIFSRAVRGE; translated from the coding sequence ATGCATCGCAACGACTGGCACTACCCGACTTCCATCCGCGCAGGCGCAGGACGCGTCAACGAACTGGCCGACGCCTGCAGGGTGACCGGCATACAACGTCCGCTGCTGATCACCGACAGCTTTCTGGGCAGCACCGACATGATCGCCAGCGCCGTAGAGGACTGCCGCAGCCAATTGGGCCACTGCGGCCTGTTTGACCGAGTCAAGGGCAACCCGACCGGCACCAACGTCGCCGAGGGGCTGCACGCTTACAGAACCGGAGGCTACGACGGTGTGATTGCGTTTGGCGGCGGCTCGGCGCTGGACGCTGCCAAGGCAGTCGCACTGATGTCGGGCCAGACCCGCCCGTTATGGGATTTCGAAGACATCAACGACAACCATCTGCGCGCCGATCCGGATGGCATTGCGCCGCTGATTGCGCTGCCGACGACGGCCGGGACCGGCTCTGAAGTCGGGCGTGCGTCGGTGATTACCGATGAACAGGCGCAGGTCAAACGCACCATCCTGCACATTCGCATGATGCCGCGCATCGCGATTCTGGATGCCACGCTGACACTCGACCTGCCCAGGCACTTGACCGCCGCCACTGGGGCCGATGCCTTGACCCACTGCATGGAATCCTGGTGTTCGCCGGCCTGGCACCCGATGGCCGAGGCGGTTTCGGTCAAGGGCATGCAGATGATCAAAGCGTTTTTACCGCGCGTTGTTGCCGATGGGCAGGATCTGGAGGCGCGACAGCAGATGCTGGTGGCCTCCAGCCTTGGCGCGGCCGCGTTTCAGCGCGGGCTGGGCGGCGTACACGCGATCGCGCAGAGCCTTGGGGCGCTCTACGACCAGCATCATGGCTTGCTCAACGCGATCCTGCTGCCCTACGTGCTAGAGGCCAATCGCTCGGTGCTGCAGACGCAAATGGACGATCTGGCGGTTTACCTGCGGTTGCCGTCGCCCGGGTTTTCCGGGGTGATGGACTGGCTGCTGACGCTGCGCGAGCAGATTGGCATTCCACATACGCTGAGCGAGATCGGCATCGATGATCGCGAAGCCGAGCGGGTCGGACGGATGGCCTTTGCCGATGGATGCTCGCACACCAACCCGATTCGCCATTCGGCGCAGGTCTACGCGCAGATTTTCAGCCGTGCAGTGAGGGGCGAGTGA
- a CDS encoding LysE family transporter, which yields MYEITLLTALAGAFIVLIISPGPNFLVITQLSFSQSRQQGICAGLGVASGSILWALLAATGLGLVFQQLPWLQPTLQLLGGAYLTWLGSKSLRSAGSQPKPRDIAALGIGSLSRAYRFGLLTNLTNPKALAFYTSVFTTVTTPGMPMWVRTAGVSIIAVLAISWFVLLATLFSIPAVQTRYQHMKKAIDIITGFFMIAFGLRLLIGLLPAAFIH from the coding sequence ATGTACGAAATCACTTTGCTGACCGCCCTTGCTGGCGCGTTCATTGTGCTGATCATCAGCCCCGGTCCGAACTTTCTGGTCATCACCCAACTCTCGTTCAGCCAGTCACGGCAGCAGGGCATCTGTGCCGGGCTGGGCGTTGCCTCGGGCAGCATTCTCTGGGCCTTGCTGGCTGCCACCGGGTTGGGGCTGGTGTTTCAGCAGTTGCCATGGCTGCAACCGACCCTGCAATTGCTCGGCGGTGCCTACCTGACCTGGCTCGGCAGCAAAAGCCTGCGCAGCGCCGGCAGCCAGCCCAAACCCAGGGACATCGCTGCGCTGGGCATTGGCAGTCTGAGCCGTGCCTATCGGTTCGGCTTGCTGACCAACCTGACCAATCCCAAGGCGCTGGCGTTCTACACCAGCGTGTTCACCACCGTGACCACGCCGGGCATGCCGATGTGGGTGCGTACTGCGGGTGTATCGATCATCGCGGTACTGGCGATTTCCTGGTTCGTGCTGCTCGCCACGCTGTTTTCGATACCTGCGGTACAGACGCGCTATCAGCATATGAAAAAGGCCATCGACATCATCACCGGGTTTTTCATGATCGCTTTCGGCCTGCGCCTGCTGATCGGTTTGCTGCCGGCTGCCTTCATTCACTGA
- a CDS encoding FAD/NAD(P)-binding protein yields MAMHTHTVAIIGMGSRGLSILEQLIGMSRHAVQQPLRIEVFDPQSPGSGLHLAQQPDYLMLNTMAGQLSAFSSAFPACEPPGPTFLQWCSREDVRLDKRGHVSLDGQGRAVAFGDFVPRALLGRYLQDSYRFLLQRCPAHVQVRHHAEQVLSCQPALRTPGFRLRTGSLAMDVDGVFLTSGHAPDPHVQQDVGECVVIEGLGLAAMDTLAHLTQGRGGRYVRDGGFAGWRYLPSGREPRVLMYSRSGLPFHARPQWHACRHAPLPRLFFTADALARLREQKEGGRLDFRTDVLPLIKDEMRAVFYQARVRMEAPGRLDSVQRLLRESISRPAVFARLAEQGGAFDPEYWLITQPWSGAEGSYGPWFVDWIKRDLALSRLGTAHSPICQALEVWRDYRDLLRLVADRNGLTESSTLEFYGTWAGLSNRLVGGPQKERHEDLLALIEAGVVTVLPPMSDVQEPHNRLSARVAHSGVSGSRHGLINDLRKRGLIRAAHAWPADGIDTDAAGRAIGRDGEVQQRLWVLGPAVEGCTFYNHYVPTPDPTCRALIEARRAVESCLDTLTNTTSSGITFQLNKAIQAIN; encoded by the coding sequence ATGGCCATGCACACGCATACCGTCGCCATTATCGGCATGGGCTCACGCGGGTTGAGCATTCTGGAGCAGTTGATCGGCATGAGTCGTCACGCCGTGCAGCAACCGCTGCGTATCGAGGTGTTCGATCCGCAGTCGCCGGGCAGCGGGTTGCACCTTGCGCAGCAGCCGGATTACCTGATGCTCAACACCATGGCCGGTCAGTTGTCGGCGTTTTCATCGGCATTTCCGGCGTGTGAACCGCCAGGCCCGACCTTTTTGCAATGGTGCAGCCGTGAGGATGTACGCCTGGATAAGCGCGGCCATGTCAGCCTGGATGGGCAGGGCAGAGCGGTGGCATTTGGCGACTTCGTGCCGCGAGCATTGCTCGGGCGCTATTTGCAGGACAGTTACCGTTTCCTGCTGCAACGCTGCCCGGCGCATGTGCAGGTGCGTCACCACGCCGAGCAGGTGCTGAGCTGCCAGCCAGCGTTGCGAACGCCGGGTTTCCGGCTGCGCACCGGCAGTCTGGCAATGGACGTAGACGGCGTGTTCCTCACCAGCGGACATGCGCCTGATCCCCACGTGCAGCAGGACGTCGGCGAGTGCGTGGTCATCGAAGGCCTTGGGCTGGCGGCCATGGACACGCTGGCGCATCTGACTCAGGGGCGTGGCGGGCGCTACGTGCGTGATGGCGGCTTCGCCGGCTGGCGTTACCTGCCGTCCGGACGCGAGCCCAGGGTGTTGATGTATTCGCGTAGCGGATTACCGTTTCATGCCAGGCCGCAATGGCATGCCTGCCGTCACGCACCGTTGCCAAGGCTGTTTTTCACGGCCGACGCCCTAGCGCGTCTGCGCGAGCAGAAGGAAGGCGGGCGGCTCGACTTTCGCACCGATGTGCTGCCCCTGATCAAGGATGAGATGCGTGCCGTGTTTTATCAGGCCAGGGTCCGGATGGAGGCGCCTGGGCGGTTGGACTCTGTCCAGCGCCTGCTGCGCGAGTCAATCTCCAGACCGGCAGTGTTTGCCCGTCTGGCAGAACAAGGGGGTGCATTCGATCCTGAGTACTGGCTGATCACCCAGCCTTGGTCTGGCGCCGAAGGCTCGTATGGGCCGTGGTTCGTCGACTGGATCAAACGTGACCTGGCCCTGAGTCGGCTGGGCACCGCGCACAGCCCGATCTGTCAGGCGCTGGAGGTCTGGCGCGATTATCGCGACCTGTTGCGTCTGGTCGCCGATCGCAACGGCCTGACCGAGTCTTCGACGCTGGAGTTCTACGGCACTTGGGCAGGACTGAGCAACCGTCTGGTCGGCGGGCCGCAGAAGGAACGCCATGAAGACCTGCTGGCGCTGATCGAGGCCGGGGTCGTGACGGTCTTGCCGCCGATGAGTGACGTGCAGGAGCCGCACAACCGCCTGTCTGCCCGCGTCGCCCACAGCGGCGTGTCGGGCAGTCGTCATGGGTTGATCAACGATCTGCGCAAGCGCGGGCTGATTCGTGCCGCCCATGCCTGGCCTGCCGATGGCATCGACACCGACGCAGCGGGCCGCGCAATTGGCCGCGACGGTGAGGTGCAGCAGCGGCTCTGGGTTCTCGGGCCCGCCGTGGAAGGCTGCACGTTCTACAACCACTACGTACCGACACCTGATCCGACCTGTCGCGCGCTGATCGAGGCGCGCCGGGCGGTCGAGTCATGCCTGGATACGCTGACAAACACAACTTCAAGTGGCATCACATTTCAGTTGAACAAAGCTATTCAAGCTATTAATTAA
- the sbnB gene encoding 2,3-diaminopropionate biosynthesis protein SbnB has product MYNSLCEIVHDQTFLKVTGLGADFFLKMESLNPAGSIKLKTAVGLINDLQARGLLGPDTILIESSSGNLGVALAMICAERGIPFTCVVDPNSSSHNIRMMRSYGAEVIQVEIPDANGGFLGTRIELIRQKVASDPRYVWLNQYENAANPRAHARTTARSISQHFGHVDYVFVGAGTTGTLMGCIQHFQRHHPTTRIIAVDSVGSVTFDTPASRRFIPGLGTSQRPPIFNADGIHALEMVPESHTIAMCRILARSKGLLVGGSTATVIAAVHAWRERIEPGSVVVALSPDWGERYLDTLYDDQWVEQRFGREVLSMTLADLSSPVTEACPGSMKTPALSPHSSWTVWLAAERLKRAAFHVVDGEVVARLLTADPLACIDDVQAAYLAHEAGHTINPDSYFLRFAQAPANRIIALPASLSGKQPVSGIKWISSFPGNIDTGLQRASAVLILNDPLTGYAFACLEASRISAMRTAASAVLAARWMNRQQRHVGRMSFIGAGFIARTILDMFVSDGWTMDAVSVFDQHQDSAMALVGHAASHHGLHSEPGDLATCLQADVVVFATTAPSPYVLEPVFQPGQLVLNISLRDLGPEVIAQANNILDDVEHCLKAQTSPDLAVQQYQHRSFITGTLAQLMTGQVELSPDKASIFSPFGLGVLDLAVGQRVYRQAVAEGSALPVPQFFFESARW; this is encoded by the coding sequence ATGTACAACTCTCTTTGCGAAATCGTTCACGATCAGACCTTCCTCAAGGTGACTGGCCTGGGGGCCGATTTTTTCCTGAAAATGGAATCACTCAACCCGGCAGGCTCGATCAAGCTCAAGACTGCCGTGGGGTTGATCAATGACCTTCAGGCGCGGGGGCTGCTGGGCCCGGACACGATTCTGATCGAGTCCTCGTCGGGCAATCTCGGGGTGGCGCTGGCGATGATCTGCGCTGAGCGGGGCATCCCGTTTACTTGCGTGGTCGACCCCAACAGCTCCAGCCACAACATCCGCATGATGCGCAGCTACGGCGCCGAGGTCATCCAGGTCGAAATCCCGGACGCCAACGGCGGGTTCCTTGGGACGCGCATCGAGCTGATCCGCCAAAAAGTGGCCAGCGACCCGCGCTATGTCTGGCTCAATCAATACGAAAATGCAGCCAACCCGCGTGCCCATGCGCGAACCACGGCGCGTTCGATCAGCCAGCATTTCGGCCATGTGGATTATGTGTTCGTCGGCGCCGGGACCACTGGCACCTTGATGGGCTGCATTCAGCATTTTCAGCGCCATCATCCGACCACCCGAATCATTGCTGTGGACAGTGTCGGCTCGGTGACCTTCGACACCCCGGCCAGCCGGCGCTTCATTCCCGGACTGGGCACCAGCCAGCGCCCACCAATCTTCAACGCCGACGGCATTCATGCGCTGGAAATGGTCCCGGAATCACACACCATCGCCATGTGCCGCATCCTCGCGCGTAGCAAGGGCTTGCTGGTCGGCGGGTCGACCGCAACGGTGATCGCTGCGGTGCATGCCTGGCGCGAGCGCATCGAGCCCGGTTCAGTGGTCGTGGCGTTGTCGCCGGACTGGGGCGAGCGCTACCTGGACACGCTGTACGATGACCAATGGGTCGAGCAGCGGTTTGGCCGCGAAGTGCTGAGCATGACCCTGGCAGACCTTTCCTCACCAGTGACCGAGGCATGCCCGGGCAGCATGAAAACGCCTGCGCTTTCCCCGCATTCAAGCTGGACGGTCTGGCTGGCCGCCGAGCGGCTGAAGCGGGCGGCGTTCCATGTGGTCGACGGTGAGGTGGTTGCGCGCCTGCTGACGGCAGATCCGCTGGCCTGTATCGATGACGTGCAGGCGGCGTATCTGGCCCATGAGGCTGGCCACACGATCAACCCCGACAGTTACTTTCTGCGCTTTGCGCAGGCGCCGGCCAATCGCATCATTGCCTTGCCCGCCAGCCTGTCGGGCAAGCAGCCGGTCAGTGGCATCAAATGGATTTCCAGCTTTCCGGGCAATATCGACACGGGCCTGCAGCGCGCCTCGGCAGTGCTGATCCTCAACGATCCGCTGACCGGCTATGCCTTTGCCTGCCTTGAGGCCTCGCGCATCAGTGCCATGCGCACGGCAGCCTCGGCGGTGCTCGCTGCGCGCTGGATGAACCGCCAGCAGCGTCATGTCGGGCGAATGTCGTTCATCGGTGCCGGTTTCATTGCCCGCACCATCCTCGACATGTTCGTCAGCGATGGCTGGACGATGGACGCGGTCAGCGTCTTCGATCAGCACCAGGATTCGGCGATGGCGCTGGTCGGGCATGCTGCCAGTCACCATGGACTGCACAGCGAGCCAGGCGACCTGGCGACGTGCTTGCAAGCCGATGTGGTGGTGTTCGCCACTACTGCGCCGAGCCCCTATGTACTGGAGCCGGTGTTTCAACCGGGGCAACTGGTGCTGAACATCTCGTTGCGCGATCTGGGGCCGGAGGTCATTGCCCAGGCCAACAACATCCTCGATGACGTCGAACACTGCCTCAAGGCTCAGACCTCGCCTGACCTCGCCGTGCAGCAGTATCAGCATCGCTCGTTCATTACCGGGACGCTGGCACAGCTGATGACCGGGCAAGTGGAGCTGAGCCCGGACAAGGCTTCGATCTTTTCGCCGTTCGGGCTCGGCGTGCTGGACCTCGCCGTGGGGCAGCGGGTGTATCGCCAGGCGGTGGCCGAGGGTAGCGCTTTGCCGGTGCCGCAGTTCTTCTTTGAATCGGCGCGCTGGTGA
- a CDS encoding lysine N(6)-hydroxylase/L-ornithine N(5)-oxygenase family protein, with translation MGNSTPHTLHSDAVCIGFGPAGIALACAFADAREANDPLGAMSVRYLEAAQDSQWHRELLLAGTDINHHVFRDLVTPRNPRSRFSFAMYLKEHGRMFDFGLLGRPASRHEWSDYLAWVAAQVDSQTCFNTLVTGIDPVLRHGRLHELRVCTPDTSFTTRNVVLSSGSAPRIPPAFEALIGPTLFHTSQFLSRLQAFGEQLPKRWLVLGSGQSASESVLELVSRDAGIEVHSVHRSAGFKLTQLGQFPNRVFAPDHVDYFHSLDPAARQRFLDWSRSTNYAGIDPDESQKLFSLIYEDAIAGRKRLQTYAYNVISAIEPVAEGYRVELTDTFSLRTQVLEVDAVVLGTGYQQYLIPPMLSGLQPWLRADVDGGLLIDRDYQVATQGECDVNIWVNGLSERSHGISDSQSFSLMALRAERIATALQQAVAPAADPLLAQWK, from the coding sequence ATGGGTAACTCGACACCACACACCTTGCATTCGGACGCCGTCTGTATCGGCTTCGGTCCGGCCGGTATCGCGCTGGCCTGCGCGTTTGCCGATGCGCGAGAGGCCAATGACCCACTGGGCGCGATGTCCGTTCGCTATCTGGAAGCTGCGCAGGACAGCCAATGGCATCGCGAACTGCTGCTGGCCGGAACGGACATCAATCATCACGTATTTCGCGATCTGGTGACCCCGCGCAACCCGCGCAGCCGCTTCTCATTCGCCATGTACCTCAAGGAACACGGGCGAATGTTCGATTTCGGCCTGCTGGGCCGCCCGGCCAGTCGTCATGAATGGTCGGATTATCTGGCTTGGGTCGCCGCGCAGGTGGACAGCCAGACCTGCTTCAACACGTTGGTCACCGGAATTGACCCGGTGTTGCGTCACGGACGCCTGCATGAGCTACGCGTATGCACGCCGGATACCAGCTTCACGACGCGCAATGTCGTGCTGTCCAGCGGCAGTGCTCCACGTATTCCGCCCGCGTTCGAGGCGCTGATCGGCCCGACGCTGTTTCACACGTCGCAGTTTCTGAGCCGTCTGCAAGCCTTCGGCGAGCAGTTGCCCAAGCGCTGGCTGGTACTCGGTTCGGGGCAGAGCGCCAGTGAATCGGTGCTGGAGCTGGTCAGCCGCGACGCCGGCATCGAAGTGCATTCAGTGCATCGCTCGGCCGGTTTCAAACTCACCCAGCTTGGCCAGTTCCCCAACCGGGTATTCGCCCCGGATCACGTCGACTATTTCCATAGCCTGGACCCGGCCGCGCGGCAGCGCTTTCTCGATTGGAGCCGCTCGACCAATTACGCAGGGATCGACCCTGATGAAAGCCAGAAGCTGTTTTCGCTGATCTACGAAGACGCCATCGCTGGTCGCAAACGCCTGCAGACCTACGCCTACAACGTGATCAGCGCCATTGAGCCCGTCGCAGAGGGCTACCGTGTCGAGCTGACCGACACCTTCAGCCTGCGCACCCAAGTGCTGGAGGTCGATGCCGTGGTGCTCGGCACCGGGTATCAGCAGTACCTGATACCGCCGATGTTGAGTGGTTTGCAGCCATGGCTGCGGGCCGATGTCGACGGGGGGCTGCTCATCGATCGGGATTATCAGGTCGCCACCCAAGGCGAGTGCGACGTGAATATCTGGGTCAACGGTCTTTCCGAACGCAGCCACGGAATCAGTGACAGTCAGTCGTTTTCACTGATGGCACTGCGCGCCGAGCGTATCGCCACGGCCCTTCAGCAGGCCGTAGCACCGGCCGCCGATCCCTTGCTGGCACAGTGGAAGTGA
- a CDS encoding ABC transporter substrate-binding protein, with protein MMPSVDSRLPGLRVGVSALFDPDDTPHARTFMRALAVARNCMPGLERVQWHFLDDAADAVRGADVARQMIDWKADLVIGHFSSDAAVAAAPLYRHAGIALLTPAATIDCLTLEHPNVFRFCPADRQLAADLVSWLATRQWPRVHVQADDSAHGRALCVAISAALASAGLQRVDELEQADVEVFAGRLKPSREYWQARRQTGSTRPLVLTDDAASPYLGRAAAHDGNTFVIGFGAPDSAGHRCQAQALHRSLFTAEPQTYFRESLLMLYVLAEVARSGLRAGQLPDAFRHSTFNTPLGTVSFDQGELRSATTCLWTPGPNGLSRVTR; from the coding sequence ATGATGCCCTCGGTCGACTCGCGCCTGCCGGGCTTGCGGGTCGGGGTCAGCGCTCTGTTCGATCCCGACGACACGCCGCATGCACGGACCTTCATGAGGGCGCTGGCGGTGGCGCGCAACTGCATGCCGGGGCTTGAGCGGGTGCAGTGGCACTTTCTCGACGACGCGGCCGATGCCGTTCGCGGGGCCGATGTAGCCCGGCAAATGATCGACTGGAAGGCCGACCTGGTCATCGGTCATTTCTCTTCGGATGCAGCCGTCGCTGCCGCGCCGTTGTATCGACACGCCGGTATTGCCCTGCTAACCCCCGCAGCAACGATCGATTGCCTGACCCTGGAGCACCCCAACGTCTTTCGTTTCTGCCCCGCGGACCGGCAACTGGCGGCGGATCTGGTCAGCTGGCTGGCGACTCGTCAGTGGCCGCGCGTGCATGTTCAGGCGGACGACAGTGCTCACGGTCGGGCCTTGTGCGTTGCCATCAGCGCGGCGCTGGCTAGTGCTGGGTTGCAACGTGTCGACGAGCTCGAGCAGGCCGATGTCGAGGTGTTTGCCGGACGCCTCAAACCCAGTCGCGAGTATTGGCAAGCGCGGCGGCAGACCGGCAGTACCCGACCGCTGGTGCTGACCGACGACGCTGCCTCGCCGTATCTGGGGCGCGCCGCAGCGCACGACGGCAACACCTTCGTGATCGGCTTCGGAGCCCCCGACAGCGCCGGACATCGTTGTCAGGCCCAGGCACTGCACCGCTCACTGTTCACTGCCGAGCCACAGACCTACTTTCGCGAAAGCCTGCTGATGCTTTACGTGCTGGCCGAGGTGGCCCGCAGCGGTCTTCGCGCCGGGCAACTGCCGGATGCGTTTCGGCACAGCACCTTCAACACCCCGCTGGGCACGGTCAGCTTCGATCAGGGCGAGCTGCGCAGCGCGACGACCTGCCTCTGGACGCCAGGCCCCAACGGGCTGAGCCGTGTCACCCGATAG
- a CDS encoding NAD(P)/FAD-dependent oxidoreductase, which yields MLIDYEIAVIGAGITGASIAAKLCSAGVSVVLIDKGAAGSLGASGYSGGLVRLYDSDPLLMELAAYSISLMDDGVFATTYASALRRTGVIYRAATDQLDNLHRAIDQYGSERYPMRLLSGHELDGRRYPHCPTLERVNLFEPRACVGNVRQAVAALCQSVRQQGLLLEHREIKSIDCRAPDLVHIDLGSATLRCRAVVVAAGAWSQHLVSHPGLEARSIPLARVLTEGDWSMPVIDAVTQSYGIPLTRHIVQTGCGARDSGLWPEHLAQPDARHSEDASKRVAQLCASAGKPQVLDVLPGFDSYSADGRPMLGFCAERSPVYLAAGMSGLGFKFAPGVAHIAVEQLRRHLAGKDRACSGWSALSPGRSMPGFSVQSLALASVQS from the coding sequence ATGCTCATCGATTATGAGATAGCGGTCATTGGCGCCGGGATCACCGGCGCCAGTATCGCGGCGAAGCTGTGCAGCGCCGGTGTGTCGGTCGTGTTGATCGACAAGGGCGCAGCCGGCAGCCTGGGCGCAAGCGGCTATTCCGGCGGCCTGGTTCGCCTGTATGACAGCGATCCGCTGCTGATGGAGCTGGCGGCCTATTCCATCAGCCTGATGGACGACGGCGTTTTTGCGACCACTTACGCCAGTGCGTTGCGGCGTACCGGGGTGATTTACCGGGCGGCTACGGACCAGCTGGATAACCTGCACCGCGCCATCGACCAGTACGGCAGCGAACGCTACCCGATGCGCCTGCTGTCAGGTCACGAGCTCGATGGCCGGCGCTACCCGCATTGCCCGACGTTGGAACGAGTCAACCTGTTCGAGCCGCGCGCCTGCGTCGGCAATGTGCGCCAGGCCGTTGCTGCGCTGTGTCAGTCAGTACGCCAGCAGGGCTTGCTGCTCGAGCATCGCGAGATCAAGTCCATTGACTGCCGGGCCCCCGACCTTGTGCACATCGATCTGGGCAGCGCCACGCTGCGTTGCCGGGCCGTGGTGGTCGCGGCCGGTGCCTGGAGCCAGCACCTGGTGTCGCACCCGGGGCTGGAAGCACGCTCGATTCCCCTGGCCCGGGTGCTGACCGAAGGCGACTGGTCAATGCCGGTGATCGATGCGGTCACCCAGAGCTACGGCATACCGCTGACTCGGCATATCGTGCAGACCGGTTGTGGCGCGCGTGACAGCGGCCTGTGGCCCGAGCACCTTGCGCAGCCCGATGCACGGCATAGCGAAGACGCCTCCAAGCGCGTCGCCCAGTTGTGCGCCTCGGCCGGCAAGCCGCAGGTGCTCGATGTGTTGCCCGGTTTCGACAGTTACAGCGCCGACGGTCGGCCGATGCTGGGGTTCTGTGCCGAGCGCAGCCCGGTGTATCTGGCCGCAGGCATGTCCGGGCTGGGCTTCAAGTTCGCGCCCGGCGTGGCGCACATTGCTGTCGAGCAACTGCGCAGGCATCTGGCTGGAAAGGATCGCGCTTGCTCTGGCTGGTCGGCATTGTCGCCAGGCAGGTCGATGCCGGGCTTTTCGGTACAAAGCCTCGCGCTGGCGAGCGTGCAGTCATGA
- a CDS encoding methionine--tRNA ligase has protein sequence MSKFIVTITPPTPNGDLHIGHIAGPFLAADVFTRVQRQRGHECVLVSYSDDYQSYMLRKGLEQGVDPVELARRNSDRIEASLAAINIQPDNWMRPHDNPWFAEAVGEVFGTLRDAGAIECRDSSEPYCPDCDVWGYEAFARGNCNYCGAESDASQCENCAQAPDAELMADLRCKLCGQPSQWKNVHRAFLKLAGFKPQLRDRLLGQSWRKPLDSWLRDSLEHLHDWGVTRPGDGGLDLQADGSCRVHTWFMGLAGYMAAFREYADRVGRPELFRQYWQSGQGTLVHFLGFDCVFSHAIVYPAQLTVLRDIKVRQRFMPNQFLKLDGLNLSTSRNHAIWVGDLAREACADSARLYLASIAPEESEGDFRLAQFLAWRAEVFGEFFPALLEAGSNRDDHWWSGLCGADAGLLEALRVQWSKASEPAQFSMKRMAQVLLDVIAITRARLAEGRPISHLAALIAVLGKALIPETSAQIISAYGLPEARVHATLMNGPAAEYSI, from the coding sequence ATGAGTAAGTTCATTGTCACCATCACGCCACCGACCCCCAACGGCGATTTGCACATAGGCCATATCGCCGGGCCGTTTCTGGCCGCTGATGTCTTCACCCGCGTGCAGCGTCAGCGTGGCCACGAGTGTGTGCTGGTGTCCTACTCCGACGACTACCAGTCCTACATGCTGCGCAAAGGACTGGAGCAGGGCGTCGACCCGGTGGAGCTGGCCAGGCGCAATTCCGACCGCATCGAGGCCTCGCTGGCGGCCATCAACATACAGCCCGACAACTGGATGCGCCCGCACGACAACCCGTGGTTCGCCGAAGCGGTGGGTGAGGTGTTCGGTACGTTGCGTGATGCCGGCGCGATCGAGTGTCGGGATTCAAGCGAGCCGTATTGCCCTGATTGCGATGTCTGGGGTTACGAGGCGTTTGCCCGGGGCAACTGCAATTACTGCGGTGCCGAGTCCGACGCCAGTCAGTGCGAGAACTGCGCCCAGGCCCCTGACGCCGAGCTGATGGCGGACTTGCGCTGCAAGCTCTGCGGTCAGCCCTCGCAATGGAAAAACGTCCATCGCGCGTTTCTGAAACTGGCCGGGTTCAAGCCGCAGTTGCGTGACCGCCTGCTGGGCCAGTCATGGCGCAAGCCGCTCGACAGCTGGTTGCGCGACAGCCTGGAGCACCTGCATGACTGGGGCGTCACACGCCCGGGCGACGGCGGGCTCGACCTGCAGGCCGACGGCTCGTGCCGGGTGCACACCTGGTTCATGGGGCTGGCGGGCTATATGGCGGCATTTCGGGAGTATGCCGACCGCGTCGGGCGTCCGGAGCTGTTTCGTCAGTACTGGCAATCAGGGCAGGGCACGCTGGTGCATTTTCTCGGCTTTGACTGTGTGTTCAGCCACGCCATCGTCTATCCGGCGCAACTGACGGTGCTGCGCGACATCAAGGTCCGCCAGCGCTTCATGCCCAACCAGTTTCTCAAGCTGGACGGCCTGAACCTGTCGACCAGCCGCAACCATGCGATCTGGGTCGGCGACCTGGCCCGTGAAGCCTGCGCCGACAGTGCGCGCCTGTATCTGGCGAGTATCGCGCCGGAGGAAAGCGAGGGTGATTTCCGCCTGGCGCAGTTTCTGGCATGGCGGGCAGAGGTGTTCGGCGAGTTTTTTCCGGCCTTGCTGGAGGCCGGCAGCAACCGCGACGACCACTGGTGGAGCGGCCTCTGCGGGGCAGACGCCGGACTGCTGGAAGCATTGCGCGTGCAATGGAGCAAAGCCTCGGAGCCTGCGCAGTTTTCGATGAAACGCATGGCCCAGGTGCTGCTCGACGTGATCGCCATTACTCGCGCGCGTCTGGCCGAAGGTCGCCCGATCAGCCATCTGGCAGCTTTAATCGCGGTGCTTGGCAAGGCGCTTATCCCGGAAACGTCAGCGCAGATCATCAGCGCGTACGGACTGCCTGAAGCCCGCGTCCACGCCACGCTCATGAACGGCCCGGCCGCTGAATACTCCATCTGA